A genomic stretch from Ictalurus punctatus breed USDA103 chromosome 2, Coco_2.0, whole genome shotgun sequence includes:
- the tmem200a gene encoding transmembrane protein 200A isoform X1, with product MENGSKPACDLWRVGGSCGLCVVVAMIATGGVITGLAALKRQDSARSQHHLPVQSPVPPPEKKRLKRKPRTDIVVVRGKIRLYSASGFFLVLGVLILMVGIAMAVLGYWPHKDHQRTPENKHSGNVTQAAAAAQEQAGKVAQFFEQHLHSEKMKMLGPFTMGIGIFIFICANAILHENRDRETKVIHMRDIYSTVIDIHSLRVREQKCMNGAYAGPYADHEIRSFVQDGQYTSRLAANTLLTFSGLGGDLRLSRRTSSAEDEEGVTIEGGSSLLSPGYRERSGSIFGFQPEGMRRWEDKRNNLKKCQTRSIVSSSISAFTLPVIKLNNCVIDEPDIDSITEDSEQQRDRSRPSSMESLTVPIPDISKAFKPPGTTLLRSNSATESPAFASASASPCSLSPGSTSGRFLSPGAARKDFGSNNSLHMFSAHSKSLDLERGPTMLTVQPEQRKHPSWPRLDRSNSKGYTKLENKEDPMDRLLVPPVAVKRDYTKKEKLLMISRSHNNLSFEHDEFLSSTLKRGTSETRF from the exons atggagaacggGAGCAAGCCAGCTTGTGATCTCTGGCGTGTGGGTGGAAGTTGTG gcCTGTGTGTTGTCGTAGCGATGATTGCGACTGGGGGCGTGATCACGGGCCTTGCAGCCCTGAAGAGGCAGGACTCGGCTCGCTCCCAGCATCACCTGCCCGTCCAGTCGCCCGTCCCTCCTCCCGAGAAGAAacgtctgaaaagaaaaccTCGCACGGACATCGTCGTGGTACGTGGGAAAATCCGCCTGTATTCCGCGTCTGGTTTCTTTTTAGTCCTCGGAGTCCTGATTTTGATGGTTGGCATTGCCATGGCTGTGCTGGGGTACTGGCCTCACAAGGACCACCAAAGGACACCCGAGAACAAACACTCGGGGAACGTCACAcaggcggcggcggcggcgcaGGAGCAGGCAGGAAAGGTGGCGCAGTTCTTCGAGCAGCACTTGCACTCGGAGAAAATGAAGATGCTCGGACCGTTCACGATGGGCATCGGGATATTCATCTTCATCTGCGCGAACGCCATCTTGCACGAGAACAGGGACCGAGAAACGAAGGTCATCCACATGAGGGACATTTACTCGACTGTCATAGACATCCACAGCCTGAGAGTGCGAGAGCAGAAGTGTATGAACGGGGCCTACGCGGGTCCTTATGCTGACCACGAGATCCGCTCTTTTGTTCAGGACGGTCAGTACACCTCGCGGCTAGCCGCTAACACACTGCTGACGTTCTCCGGATTGGGTGGCGACTTGCGACTGTCCCGCCGCACGAGCTCGGCTGAAGACGAGGAAGGTGTGACGATCGAAGGAGGCTCAAGCTTGTTGTCGCCTGGATATAGGGAACGTTCCGGATCGATATTCGGGTTCCAACCGGAAGGGATGCGTCGCTGGGAAGACAAACGTAACAATCTGAAGAAATGCCAGACACGCTCCATCGTGTCGTCCTCCATTAGCGccttcactcttcctgtcatCAAACTCAACAACTGCGTGATCGACGAGCCTGACATCGACAGCATAACCGAGGACTCCGAGCAGCAACGAGACAGATCAAGACCTTCGTCCATGGAGTCCTTAACCGTACCTATTCCGGATATCTCGAAAGCCTTCAAGCCTCCCGGCACGACGTTGCTCCGGAGTAACTCTGCTACGGAATCCCCCGCGTTTGCATCCGCATCCGCTTCACCATGCTCCCTGTCCCCTGGATCCACCAGTGGCCGATTCCTGTCCCCCGGAGCAGCCCGGAAAGACTTCGGCTCGAACAATTCTCTCCACATGTTCTCGGCTCACTCCAAGTCTCTGGACCTGGAACGCGGTCCCACCATGCTGACCGTACAACCAGAGCAGCGCAAGCATCCCAGCTGGCCCAGGCTGGATCGCAGCAACAGCAAAGGCTACACCAAACTGGAGAATAAAGAAGACCCGATGGACAGGCTGCTGGTGCCCCCAGTGGCTGTTAAACGGGATTACACCAAAAAAGAGAAACTGCTCATGATCTCAAGGTCACACAACAATCTGAGTTTCGAGCACGACGAGTTTCTGAGCAGCACTCTGAAACGAGGGACGTCCGAGACCAGATTTTAA
- the tmem200a gene encoding transmembrane protein 200A isoform X2 — translation MIATGGVITGLAALKRQDSARSQHHLPVQSPVPPPEKKRLKRKPRTDIVVVRGKIRLYSASGFFLVLGVLILMVGIAMAVLGYWPHKDHQRTPENKHSGNVTQAAAAAQEQAGKVAQFFEQHLHSEKMKMLGPFTMGIGIFIFICANAILHENRDRETKVIHMRDIYSTVIDIHSLRVREQKCMNGAYAGPYADHEIRSFVQDGQYTSRLAANTLLTFSGLGGDLRLSRRTSSAEDEEGVTIEGGSSLLSPGYRERSGSIFGFQPEGMRRWEDKRNNLKKCQTRSIVSSSISAFTLPVIKLNNCVIDEPDIDSITEDSEQQRDRSRPSSMESLTVPIPDISKAFKPPGTTLLRSNSATESPAFASASASPCSLSPGSTSGRFLSPGAARKDFGSNNSLHMFSAHSKSLDLERGPTMLTVQPEQRKHPSWPRLDRSNSKGYTKLENKEDPMDRLLVPPVAVKRDYTKKEKLLMISRSHNNLSFEHDEFLSSTLKRGTSETRF, via the coding sequence ATGATTGCGACTGGGGGCGTGATCACGGGCCTTGCAGCCCTGAAGAGGCAGGACTCGGCTCGCTCCCAGCATCACCTGCCCGTCCAGTCGCCCGTCCCTCCTCCCGAGAAGAAacgtctgaaaagaaaaccTCGCACGGACATCGTCGTGGTACGTGGGAAAATCCGCCTGTATTCCGCGTCTGGTTTCTTTTTAGTCCTCGGAGTCCTGATTTTGATGGTTGGCATTGCCATGGCTGTGCTGGGGTACTGGCCTCACAAGGACCACCAAAGGACACCCGAGAACAAACACTCGGGGAACGTCACAcaggcggcggcggcggcgcaGGAGCAGGCAGGAAAGGTGGCGCAGTTCTTCGAGCAGCACTTGCACTCGGAGAAAATGAAGATGCTCGGACCGTTCACGATGGGCATCGGGATATTCATCTTCATCTGCGCGAACGCCATCTTGCACGAGAACAGGGACCGAGAAACGAAGGTCATCCACATGAGGGACATTTACTCGACTGTCATAGACATCCACAGCCTGAGAGTGCGAGAGCAGAAGTGTATGAACGGGGCCTACGCGGGTCCTTATGCTGACCACGAGATCCGCTCTTTTGTTCAGGACGGTCAGTACACCTCGCGGCTAGCCGCTAACACACTGCTGACGTTCTCCGGATTGGGTGGCGACTTGCGACTGTCCCGCCGCACGAGCTCGGCTGAAGACGAGGAAGGTGTGACGATCGAAGGAGGCTCAAGCTTGTTGTCGCCTGGATATAGGGAACGTTCCGGATCGATATTCGGGTTCCAACCGGAAGGGATGCGTCGCTGGGAAGACAAACGTAACAATCTGAAGAAATGCCAGACACGCTCCATCGTGTCGTCCTCCATTAGCGccttcactcttcctgtcatCAAACTCAACAACTGCGTGATCGACGAGCCTGACATCGACAGCATAACCGAGGACTCCGAGCAGCAACGAGACAGATCAAGACCTTCGTCCATGGAGTCCTTAACCGTACCTATTCCGGATATCTCGAAAGCCTTCAAGCCTCCCGGCACGACGTTGCTCCGGAGTAACTCTGCTACGGAATCCCCCGCGTTTGCATCCGCATCCGCTTCACCATGCTCCCTGTCCCCTGGATCCACCAGTGGCCGATTCCTGTCCCCCGGAGCAGCCCGGAAAGACTTCGGCTCGAACAATTCTCTCCACATGTTCTCGGCTCACTCCAAGTCTCTGGACCTGGAACGCGGTCCCACCATGCTGACCGTACAACCAGAGCAGCGCAAGCATCCCAGCTGGCCCAGGCTGGATCGCAGCAACAGCAAAGGCTACACCAAACTGGAGAATAAAGAAGACCCGATGGACAGGCTGCTGGTGCCCCCAGTGGCTGTTAAACGGGATTACACCAAAAAAGAGAAACTGCTCATGATCTCAAGGTCACACAACAATCTGAGTTTCGAGCACGACGAGTTTCTGAGCAGCACTCTGAAACGAGGGACGTCCGAGACCAGATTTTAA